Proteins encoded by one window of Papio anubis isolate 15944 chromosome 7, Panubis1.0, whole genome shotgun sequence:
- the LOC101012870 gene encoding CGG triplet repeat-binding protein 1-like codes for MERFVVTAPPARNRSKTALYVTPLDRVTEFGGELHEDGGKLFCTSCNVVLNHVRKSAISDHLKSKTHTKRKAEFEEQNVRKKQTASLQCNHTVQTEKVSVIQDFVTMCLEANIPLEKADHPAVRAFLSRHVKNEGSIPKSDQLRRAYLPDGYENENQLLNSQDC; via the coding sequence ATGGAGCGATTTGTAGTAACAGCACCACCTGCTCGAAACCGTTCTAAGACTGCTCTGTATGTGACTCCCCTGGATCGAGTCACTGAGTTTGGAGGTGAGCTGCATGAGGATGGAGGAAAACTCTTCTGCACTTCTTGCAATGTGGTTCTGAATCATGTTCGCAAGTCTGCCATTAGTGACCACCTCAAGTCAAAGACTCATACCAAGAGGAAGGCAGAATTTGAAGAGCAGAATGTGAGAAAGAAGCAGACTGCATCTCTTCAGTGCAACCATACTGTGCAAACAGAGAAAGTCAGTGTTATCCAGGACTTTGTGACAATGTGCCTGGAAGCCAACATCCCACTTGAGAAGGCTGATCACCCAGCAGTCCGTGCTTTCCTATCTCGCCATGTGAAGAATGAAGGCTCCATACCTAAGTCAGACCAGCTACGGAGGGCATATCTTCCTGATGGATATGAGAATGAGAATCAACTCCTCAACTCACAAGATTGTTGA